The following are encoded together in the Paludisphaera mucosa genome:
- a CDS encoding cellulase family glycosylhydrolase, translating to MTLSLPRLLLPMAATALLAGTLRAKDGLPPPVVPEGFGVNIHFTDPAAGEMERFAEGGFKWVRMDFHWEGVEREPGKYDFSAYDRLVGHLDKVGARAYFIFDYGHRRYDEGLSPHTPEGRAAFAAFAKAGAAHFKGRKVIWEIWNEPNISFWKPQPNADDYAKLANETARAVHAGDPDAFIMAPASSAFPWDFFETLFASGILEHIDAVSVHPYRESHPETAAEDYGRLRSMIARYASPGRRMLPIVSGEWGYSTAEKRFSEDEQARYIVREYLSNLANGVNLSIFYDWKDDGPDPKENEHRFGTVHQDLSPKPSFLAAKRLMQTLRGYGYRHRLQGANSAEWKLLFQKKADGSAAIVSWTTDANAPDAARTPSIRLVKNSDPDAADLRTLAAIVVEAGPLVEGRDAPPKLQARINGSQPKAAELEFRVAGTSEKLPATSHSIGGVQTVELSLPAHPMRTPRRDVPLEISYKGRPLPALAALQVWRIDPLSLAVAPRGSEFEAVIANPSKLPFRSRLVARNRDGEETASAVVAIGKGEAEGRASLEVKASEVDFALVDADGAAVVEPISGRFERLLGPSHRDMQGAFEAVLFVDNAATPGKPLEASMTSVGGRSERTLQVPFRFDPGWRYLGVQPRRPLPIPAKAREVLFWIKGDDSHAYLRCRIRDASGQTFQPDLGRLDGDGWRIVRIPLDGSAPGGHWGGAGDGVPHLPLAWESVLLLDSPDRDKGGSGSLLFASPSYRMDR from the coding sequence ATGACTCTCTCCCTCCCCCGGCTCCTCCTCCCCATGGCGGCGACCGCGTTGCTCGCCGGCACCCTCCGGGCGAAAGACGGCCTTCCCCCGCCCGTGGTCCCCGAAGGGTTCGGCGTCAACATCCACTTCACCGACCCGGCGGCCGGCGAGATGGAGCGATTCGCCGAGGGGGGCTTCAAGTGGGTCCGCATGGACTTCCACTGGGAGGGCGTCGAGCGCGAGCCGGGGAAATACGACTTTTCCGCCTACGACCGCCTGGTCGGCCACCTCGACAAGGTCGGCGCCCGCGCGTACTTCATCTTCGACTACGGCCATCGCCGGTACGACGAGGGGCTGTCGCCCCACACGCCGGAGGGCCGAGCGGCGTTCGCCGCCTTCGCGAAGGCCGGGGCCGCGCACTTCAAGGGCCGGAAGGTGATCTGGGAGATCTGGAACGAGCCCAACATCAGCTTCTGGAAACCCCAGCCGAACGCCGACGACTACGCGAAGCTCGCGAACGAGACCGCCAGGGCCGTCCACGCCGGCGACCCGGACGCGTTCATCATGGCCCCGGCCTCGTCGGCGTTCCCCTGGGACTTCTTCGAGACCCTATTCGCCTCCGGCATCCTCGAACACATCGACGCCGTCTCGGTCCACCCCTACCGCGAGTCGCATCCCGAGACCGCCGCCGAGGACTACGGAAGGCTCCGCTCGATGATCGCCCGATACGCCTCGCCGGGGCGCCGGATGCTGCCGATCGTCTCGGGCGAGTGGGGCTATTCCACGGCCGAGAAGCGGTTCAGCGAGGACGAGCAGGCCCGCTACATCGTCCGCGAGTACCTGTCGAACCTGGCCAACGGCGTGAACCTGTCGATCTTCTACGACTGGAAGGACGACGGCCCCGACCCCAAGGAGAACGAGCACCGGTTCGGCACCGTCCACCAGGACCTGTCGCCCAAGCCGTCGTTCCTGGCCGCGAAGCGCCTGATGCAGACGTTGCGGGGCTACGGCTATCGGCATCGGCTTCAGGGGGCGAACTCGGCCGAGTGGAAGTTGCTCTTCCAGAAAAAGGCCGACGGATCCGCGGCGATCGTGTCGTGGACCACCGACGCGAACGCCCCCGACGCCGCGCGGACGCCCTCGATCCGCCTGGTGAAGAACTCCGACCCCGACGCCGCCGACCTCCGCACCCTGGCCGCGATCGTCGTCGAGGCCGGGCCGCTCGTCGAAGGGCGCGACGCCCCGCCGAAGCTTCAAGCCCGGATCAACGGATCGCAGCCGAAGGCGGCCGAACTCGAATTCCGGGTCGCCGGGACATCCGAGAAGCTGCCGGCGACCAGCCACTCGATCGGCGGCGTCCAGACCGTCGAACTCAGCCTCCCCGCCCACCCCATGCGGACTCCCCGGCGCGACGTGCCCCTTGAGATCTCGTACAAGGGCCGCCCCCTGCCGGCCCTCGCCGCCCTGCAAGTTTGGCGGATCGACCCGCTGAGCCTGGCGGTCGCGCCCCGGGGGAGCGAGTTCGAGGCCGTGATCGCCAACCCGTCGAAGCTGCCGTTCCGCAGCCGGCTCGTCGCCAGGAACCGCGACGGCGAGGAGACGGCGTCGGCGGTCGTGGCGATCGGGAAGGGCGAGGCGGAGGGTCGTGCGAGCCTCGAGGTCAAGGCGAGCGAGGTCGACTTCGCCCTCGTGGACGCCGACGGCGCGGCGGTCGTCGAGCCGATCTCGGGCCGCTTCGAGAGGCTGCTGGGCCCAAGCCATCGCGACATGCAGGGGGCGTTCGAAGCCGTCCTCTTCGTCGACAACGCGGCGACGCCCGGGAAGCCGCTGGAGGCGTCGATGACCTCGGTCGGCGGGCGTAGCGAGCGCACGCTCCAGGTCCCCTTCCGCTTCGATCCGGGTTGGCGTTACCTGGGCGTCCAGCCCCGGCGGCCCCTGCCGATCCCGGCGAAGGCGCGCGAAGTGCTGTTCTGGATCAAGGGCGACGACTCGCACGCCTACCTGCGTTGCCGGATCCGCGACGCGTCGGGGCAGACCTTCCAGCCCGACCTGGGGCGGCTCGACGGCGACGGCTGGCGGATCGTCCGCATCCCGCTCGACGGATCCGCGCCCGGGGGGCACTGGGGAGGCGCGGGCGACGGCGTGCCGCACCTCCCCCTGGCCTGGGAGTCGGTGCTCCTCCTCGACTCGCCCGACCGCGACAAGGGGGGCTCGGGCTCGCTCCTGTTCGCCTCGCCGTCGTATCGGATGGATCGCTAG
- a CDS encoding bestrophin family protein → MRFRDKELLFWREVFGIHGSAMPLTLLRVFVFGLYAMFVTALHLSPKYEELNLHIGVGPHEVAGAALGLLLVLRTNAGYERWWEGRKLWGGIVNQSRNLAIQALAYGPADRRWRDEFIRWSAAFPHGVRLDLRDQRHSTSMIGLLGREAAERVFEARNIPNASSLHIARLLREAHEKLGMDAFAFHQAEEQRGLLIDHMGACERIRASPLPLAYRIEIRRFILLFLVTLPFALLEDAGWLTPLVTMLVAAPILALDKIGTELQYPFLETSLNHLPLDEICLKIETDLLAMLEADAAAGDGRAADDGAAGRREPSPGRSRSH, encoded by the coding sequence GTGAGATTCCGCGACAAGGAGCTGCTGTTCTGGAGGGAAGTGTTCGGCATCCACGGCTCGGCGATGCCGCTCACCCTCCTCCGGGTGTTCGTCTTCGGCCTGTACGCGATGTTCGTCACGGCGCTCCACCTCAGCCCCAAATACGAGGAGCTGAACCTGCACATCGGCGTGGGCCCGCACGAGGTCGCGGGCGCCGCCCTGGGCCTCTTGCTGGTCTTGCGGACCAACGCCGGCTACGAGCGCTGGTGGGAAGGGCGGAAGCTCTGGGGCGGGATCGTCAACCAGTCGCGAAACCTGGCCATCCAGGCCCTGGCGTACGGCCCGGCGGACCGTCGCTGGCGGGACGAGTTCATCCGCTGGTCGGCGGCCTTCCCGCACGGCGTGCGCCTCGACCTGCGCGACCAGCGGCACAGCACGTCGATGATCGGCCTCTTGGGTCGCGAGGCCGCCGAGCGCGTCTTCGAAGCCCGCAACATTCCCAATGCGAGTTCCCTCCACATCGCGCGACTCCTTCGCGAGGCGCACGAGAAGCTGGGGATGGACGCCTTCGCCTTCCATCAGGCCGAGGAACAGCGCGGCCTGCTGATCGACCACATGGGCGCCTGCGAGCGGATCCGCGCCTCGCCGCTGCCGCTGGCGTATCGGATCGAGATCCGCCGGTTCATCCTCCTCTTCCTGGTCACGCTCCCCTTCGCCCTGCTCGAAGACGCCGGCTGGCTCACGCCGCTGGTCACCATGCTCGTCGCCGCGCCGATCCTGGCCCTCGACAAGATCGGAACCGAGCTGCAGTACCCATTCCTCGAGACGAGCCTCAACCACCTGCCGCTTGACGAGATCTGCCTCAAGATCGAGACCGACCTGCTGGCGATGCTCGAGGCCGACGCCGCCGCGGGCGACGGCCGAGCCGCCGACGACGGCGCGGCCGGCCGCCGCGAGCCTTCGCCGGGGCGTTCGAGGTCGCATTGA
- a CDS encoding protein kinase domain-containing protein, with protein MIALGCDPDDSRGDHPRTDADASAGPAQEAPAPPRSFGDYRIVREVGRGGMGVVYEAWQVSLGRRVALKVLSHGLGDARRRRRFEREARSAGRLHHTNIVPVFGVGEHEGTPYYVMQFITGVGLDAVLDRSRRAPFRMASTDELSGSTAAWDPTEGHAGDVAGDEPTALVEIPLGGSASDTHRDSAFGFVGPPRDPVRGGGPPGAVAAHDAPAETPAPAEAKDDEAGPDRWKWIARLGVQAASGLEFAHSQGVLHRDVKPSNLMLDERGTVWVTDFGLARWGEYQDLTQSDDVVGTLRYMAPEALDGVYDRSGDVYGLGLTLYELLGRRPAFDERDRARLIRQVSQASPPPLRKLDRRIPIDLATVVHKAIERRPEDRYASAAALEADLQRFLEDRPVLARRASLAERYWRWARRNPTIAILGGLLTAVLVTATAASLVAASRFRSQAEVQRGLAEEREAGRLEARKARDEEAEAHRLADAALGNLKAARDELHQTLYATRSNLAAAAWGGDDYGPYRKLLDLMRPRPGEADLRGWEWRYLRGLDGEERLTVRERGEAFVAVAARPDGTSFATLGLDGTIRVWGLVDGRAGWVVEAPNPRNRPSDLRRGVHALAYSPDGRRIAGPGGDGLVGIYDAATGERLRTLGEGRAAVLSLAWSPDGSRLAAAYATHVVHIWDPETGVELPSLPGGHRSSIAAIAVSPDGRVAATGGLDGLVMIWSYGETPGLHRTLAGHEGDVRAVAFSPEGSRLISGGLDGSIRIWDVATGALLTVIQAHKGGVLSLACPRSGGWIASGGNDDAVRVWDADSGRLIHRFLGHTEGVRTLAIAPDGRSLISASTEGVAKVWEPLSPTRPRTLQTQTMLAPTGGAGALALSPDGQLLASGHLDAFTRIWNAKSGVLLQEFKGFPSSVRSLAFSPDGRLLASAGGDPDAPPALRGAVTIWDVAKARPVQTYTGHDGVVDEVVFLADASLIASAGGDHKIHVWDAETGRLRMTLEGHSDAVRRLALSRDGRTLASGADDDAMKLWDLPSGVLKSTIPLGGDVLALAFSDDGRWLASAVRDGPLQVWNPAAPEFPHTLEGHVRHVTCLGFTPDGRLVSGGLDRSVRVWDVAEKRSLLTLEDHSTPVTALAVGRNGDLVSSAALDHTIKLREAPPAE; from the coding sequence ATGATTGCCCTTGGCTGCGACCCGGACGACTCGCGAGGCGACCATCCCCGGACGGACGCCGACGCGTCCGCCGGCCCGGCTCAGGAGGCGCCGGCACCGCCGCGTTCGTTCGGCGATTACCGGATCGTGCGGGAAGTCGGGCGCGGCGGCATGGGGGTCGTGTACGAGGCCTGGCAGGTCTCGCTGGGGCGCCGCGTGGCGTTGAAGGTTCTCTCGCACGGCCTGGGTGACGCCCGCCGCCGCCGCCGGTTCGAGCGCGAGGCCCGGTCCGCCGGGCGGCTCCACCATACCAACATCGTCCCCGTCTTCGGCGTCGGCGAGCACGAGGGGACGCCGTATTACGTCATGCAGTTCATCACGGGCGTCGGCCTGGACGCCGTGCTCGACAGGTCGCGTCGCGCGCCGTTCCGCATGGCGTCGACCGACGAGCTGAGCGGATCGACCGCGGCCTGGGACCCGACGGAGGGGCACGCCGGCGACGTGGCCGGCGACGAGCCGACCGCGCTCGTCGAGATCCCCCTGGGCGGCTCCGCCTCCGACACCCACCGCGATAGTGCGTTCGGTTTCGTCGGGCCGCCGCGCGACCCCGTTCGAGGGGGCGGGCCTCCGGGGGCCGTCGCCGCCCACGACGCCCCTGCCGAGACGCCCGCACCCGCGGAAGCGAAGGACGACGAGGCCGGCCCGGACCGTTGGAAGTGGATCGCCCGCCTGGGCGTCCAGGCCGCGAGCGGGCTCGAGTTCGCCCACTCGCAGGGCGTCCTGCATCGCGACGTCAAGCCGTCGAACCTCATGCTGGACGAGCGAGGGACCGTCTGGGTGACCGATTTCGGCCTGGCGCGCTGGGGCGAGTACCAAGACCTGACCCAGAGCGACGACGTGGTCGGCACGCTCCGCTACATGGCCCCGGAGGCGCTCGACGGCGTCTACGACCGCTCGGGCGACGTCTACGGCCTGGGCCTGACGCTGTACGAACTGCTGGGGAGGCGGCCCGCGTTCGACGAGCGCGACCGCGCCCGGCTGATCCGCCAGGTCTCGCAGGCGTCGCCGCCCCCCCTGCGCAAGCTGGACCGACGGATCCCGATCGACCTGGCGACGGTCGTCCACAAGGCGATCGAGCGGCGGCCCGAGGACCGCTACGCGTCCGCGGCCGCGTTGGAGGCGGACCTGCAGCGTTTCCTGGAGGACCGGCCGGTCCTGGCGCGACGGGCCTCGCTGGCCGAACGCTACTGGCGGTGGGCGCGACGGAACCCGACGATCGCGATCCTGGGCGGCCTCCTGACGGCGGTCCTGGTGACGGCGACGGCTGCGTCGCTGGTCGCGGCCAGCCGGTTCCGCTCCCAGGCCGAGGTCCAGCGCGGCCTGGCCGAGGAGCGCGAGGCCGGCCGCCTCGAAGCCCGGAAGGCCCGCGACGAGGAGGCCGAGGCCCACCGCCTCGCCGACGCCGCCCTCGGCAACCTGAAGGCGGCCCGGGACGAGCTGCATCAGACGCTCTACGCCACCCGCTCCAACCTGGCCGCCGCCGCCTGGGGGGGCGACGACTACGGCCCGTATCGGAAGCTCCTCGACCTGATGCGCCCCCGGCCCGGCGAGGCCGACCTCCGGGGCTGGGAGTGGCGCTACCTGCGCGGGCTCGACGGCGAGGAACGGCTGACGGTGAGGGAGCGCGGAGAGGCCTTCGTCGCCGTCGCCGCGCGGCCCGACGGGACGAGCTTCGCGACGCTCGGCCTCGACGGCACGATCCGCGTATGGGGGCTGGTCGACGGCCGCGCGGGCTGGGTCGTGGAGGCCCCCAATCCCAGGAACCGGCCGTCCGACCTCCGACGCGGCGTCCACGCCCTGGCGTACAGCCCGGACGGCCGGCGGATCGCCGGCCCGGGCGGCGACGGCCTCGTCGGGATCTACGACGCCGCGACCGGGGAGCGGCTCCGGACCCTGGGCGAGGGCCGGGCGGCCGTGCTCTCGCTGGCCTGGAGCCCGGACGGCTCGCGGCTGGCGGCGGCCTACGCCACCCACGTCGTCCACATCTGGGACCCCGAGACCGGCGTGGAACTCCCGTCGCTCCCCGGGGGGCACCGCAGTTCGATCGCCGCGATCGCCGTGAGCCCCGACGGGCGAGTCGCCGCCACGGGCGGCCTGGACGGCCTGGTCATGATCTGGAGCTACGGCGAGACGCCCGGCCTTCATCGGACCCTGGCGGGACACGAGGGCGACGTCCGCGCCGTGGCGTTCAGCCCCGAAGGCTCGCGGCTGATCTCGGGGGGGCTGGACGGATCGATCCGGATCTGGGACGTCGCGACCGGGGCGCTGCTGACCGTGATCCAGGCGCACAAGGGGGGCGTCCTCAGCCTGGCCTGCCCCCGATCCGGCGGCTGGATCGCCTCCGGGGGCAACGACGACGCGGTTCGGGTCTGGGACGCCGATTCCGGACGCCTGATCCACAGGTTCCTGGGCCACACCGAGGGCGTCCGGACCCTGGCGATCGCCCCCGACGGCCGAAGCCTGATCTCGGCCTCCACCGAGGGGGTCGCCAAGGTCTGGGAGCCGCTCAGCCCGACCCGGCCTCGCACGCTCCAGACCCAGACGATGCTCGCCCCCACCGGCGGGGCCGGCGCCCTGGCGCTGAGCCCCGACGGCCAGTTGCTCGCGTCGGGTCACCTCGATGCCTTCACACGGATCTGGAACGCGAAGTCGGGCGTGCTCTTGCAGGAGTTCAAGGGATTCCCCTCTTCGGTCCGGTCTCTCGCCTTCAGCCCCGACGGCCGCCTGCTCGCCTCGGCGGGCGGAGATCCGGACGCCCCGCCCGCGCTCCGGGGGGCCGTGACCATCTGGGACGTGGCGAAAGCCCGGCCGGTCCAGACCTACACGGGTCATGACGGCGTCGTCGACGAAGTGGTGTTCCTCGCCGACGCCTCGCTGATCGCCTCCGCCGGCGGCGATCACAAGATCCACGTCTGGGACGCGGAGACGGGCCGACTCCGCATGACCCTGGAAGGCCACTCCGACGCCGTCCGTCGCCTCGCCCTGAGCCGCGACGGCCGGACCCTGGCGTCGGGGGCCGACGACGACGCGATGAAGTTGTGGGACCTGCCCTCGGGCGTCCTCAAGAGCACGATCCCGCTCGGCGGCGACGTCCTCGCGCTAGCGTTCTCCGACGACGGCCGCTGGCTCGCCTCCGCCGTCCGCGACGGGCCCCTCCAGGTCTGGAATCCCGCCGCCCCCGAGTTCCCGCACACCCTGGAAGGCCACGTCCGCCACGTCACCTGTCTGGGGTTCACCCCCGACGGCCGACTGGTCTCGGGAGGCCTCGACAGGTCCGTCCGCGTCTGGGACGTGGCCGAGAAGCGATCGCTCCTCACGCTCGAAGACCACAGCACGCCCGTGACCGCCCTCGCCGTCGGCCGGAACGGCGACCTGGTCAGCTCGGCCGCCCTCGACCATACCATCAAGCTCCGCGAGGCCCCGCCCGCCGAGTGA
- a CDS encoding tetratricopeptide repeat protein, which produces MGYGTFILLAALVAEAGGAVDADGARRLMAGGRYAEAEEAYDALAEAARKTPDGLSPALERTVALGKAEAKAAQGEADAAVAILEPIEAKDPKSAAIPARLADLHFGRGRWEAADEAVRRALAIDADDLQARWVAVRLLEARGDLEKAVAACKWFVDRYNANREAFVKDAEALVVVGQAAERYYRASARGEELAAALNDVINEIYEGALKADPTCWKAPWLEGRLFLSGYNERAATKELARASQLNPLAPEVLVTLGQADLQGYRLAAGRAKAERALKVNPNYGPAHVLIADLNISDERFLDALEAAKKAVAANPRDEDGLARLAASCRLLVDPAGAAAAELTAVSNNPRPATFYAALAERLADRRKYFTAERAFLLAAEADPGRADVPIGLGMLYMQIGREDEASSLFNAAFAADPFNVRADNMIRVLKHMSSYKAVDTEHFITTYVPGQDELLAKYMSEYLESVMPELTAMFGYTPPSRTKIEIMKDHQWFSGRTVALPFIPTVGACTGKVVAMASPRSTNKPYNWARVIKHEFTHVVTLQETEFNIPHWYTEALAVESEQSPRPQEWNKLLLERVPARKKLLNLDTINLGFIRPDEADDRQMAYCQAQLYARYMAKRFGPDAQIKMLAAYRRGLTTDLAIKECFHVDKADFEKAYLEYLDEIVKTIKTRVDSEAPVKFSQLERDLKAKPDDPDLNARVAYEQFARRDLKAARPLADKALKLKPNHPLASYVKARLLRSIGDDDAALALLEPALDAEHPDERVVDQLAELYLNAGRLDEAERLYETARKGDPQHTKWIANLARVHLRQKRSDAFLADMAQIAENDADNLAVRTTLAERWLAAKDPIAAEKWGRECLYVDVYNPGSHVLLADALAAGKKYAEAVTEYDVALGLKPKKTADIKVKLARAQLALGRKDEARATLDEVLKADPEHPEARSLREEADRAAAG; this is translated from the coding sequence ATGGGTTATGGAACGTTCATCTTGCTGGCCGCGCTGGTCGCCGAGGCGGGCGGGGCGGTCGATGCGGACGGGGCCAGGCGGCTCATGGCGGGAGGGCGGTACGCCGAGGCCGAGGAGGCGTACGACGCCCTCGCCGAGGCGGCCCGCAAGACGCCCGACGGGCTCTCCCCCGCGCTGGAGCGGACCGTCGCCCTCGGCAAGGCCGAGGCCAAGGCCGCCCAGGGCGAGGCCGACGCCGCGGTCGCGATCCTTGAGCCGATCGAGGCCAAGGACCCCAAATCGGCCGCGATCCCCGCGCGGCTGGCCGACCTGCACTTCGGCCGGGGCCGTTGGGAGGCCGCCGACGAGGCCGTGCGCAGGGCGCTGGCGATCGACGCCGACGACCTCCAGGCGCGCTGGGTCGCCGTCCGCCTGCTCGAGGCCCGCGGCGACCTGGAGAAGGCCGTCGCCGCCTGCAAGTGGTTCGTCGACCGGTATAACGCGAACCGCGAGGCCTTCGTCAAGGACGCCGAGGCGCTGGTCGTGGTCGGCCAGGCCGCCGAGCGTTACTACCGGGCCTCGGCGCGGGGCGAGGAGTTGGCCGCCGCGCTCAACGACGTCATCAACGAGATCTACGAAGGGGCGCTCAAGGCCGACCCGACCTGCTGGAAGGCCCCGTGGCTCGAAGGCCGGCTGTTCCTGTCCGGCTACAACGAACGGGCCGCCACCAAGGAGCTGGCGCGGGCCTCGCAGCTCAACCCGCTCGCCCCCGAGGTGCTGGTGACTCTCGGCCAGGCCGACCTGCAGGGTTATCGCCTGGCCGCCGGTCGCGCGAAGGCCGAGCGCGCCCTGAAGGTCAACCCGAACTACGGTCCCGCGCACGTCCTGATCGCCGACCTGAACATCTCCGACGAACGGTTCCTGGACGCGCTGGAGGCGGCCAAGAAGGCCGTCGCCGCGAACCCCCGCGACGAGGACGGGCTGGCCCGTCTCGCCGCGTCGTGCCGGCTGCTGGTCGACCCGGCGGGGGCCGCGGCGGCCGAGCTGACCGCGGTCTCGAACAACCCCCGGCCCGCGACCTTCTACGCCGCGCTCGCCGAGCGCCTGGCCGATCGCCGCAAGTACTTCACGGCCGAGCGCGCGTTCCTGCTCGCCGCCGAGGCCGACCCCGGCCGCGCCGACGTCCCGATCGGCCTGGGGATGCTCTACATGCAGATCGGCCGGGAGGACGAGGCTTCGAGCCTGTTCAACGCCGCCTTCGCCGCCGACCCGTTCAACGTCCGCGCCGACAACATGATCCGCGTGCTCAAGCACATGAGCAGCTACAAGGCCGTGGACACGGAGCACTTCATCACCACGTACGTCCCCGGCCAGGACGAGCTGCTGGCGAAGTACATGTCGGAGTACCTGGAATCGGTCATGCCCGAGCTGACCGCGATGTTCGGTTATACGCCGCCGAGCCGGACCAAGATCGAGATCATGAAGGACCACCAGTGGTTCAGCGGCCGGACCGTCGCCCTGCCGTTCATCCCCACCGTCGGCGCGTGCACCGGCAAGGTCGTGGCGATGGCGAGCCCCCGGTCGACCAACAAGCCCTACAACTGGGCCCGGGTCATCAAGCACGAGTTCACCCACGTCGTGACCCTGCAGGAGACCGAGTTCAACATCCCCCACTGGTACACCGAGGCCCTCGCCGTCGAGAGCGAGCAGTCCCCCCGGCCCCAGGAGTGGAACAAGCTGCTGCTGGAACGCGTTCCGGCCCGCAAGAAGCTGCTCAACCTGGATACGATCAACCTCGGCTTCATCCGCCCCGACGAGGCCGACGACCGCCAGATGGCCTATTGCCAGGCCCAACTCTACGCCCGCTACATGGCCAAGCGGTTCGGCCCCGACGCCCAGATCAAGATGCTCGCCGCCTACCGCCGCGGTTTGACGACCGACCTGGCTATCAAGGAATGCTTCCACGTCGACAAGGCGGACTTCGAGAAGGCGTACCTGGAATATCTCGACGAGATCGTCAAGACGATCAAGACCCGAGTCGATTCCGAGGCGCCGGTCAAGTTCTCGCAGCTCGAACGCGATCTCAAGGCCAAGCCCGACGACCCCGATTTGAACGCCCGCGTGGCGTACGAGCAGTTCGCCCGCCGCGACCTCAAGGCGGCCCGGCCGCTCGCCGACAAGGCGCTCAAGCTCAAGCCGAACCACCCGCTCGCCAGCTACGTCAAGGCCCGGCTCCTGCGTTCGATCGGCGACGACGACGCGGCCCTCGCCCTGCTGGAGCCGGCCCTCGACGCCGAGCACCCCGACGAACGGGTGGTCGACCAGCTCGCCGAGCTGTACCTCAACGCGGGCCGGCTCGACGAGGCCGAGCGGCTCTACGAGACGGCGCGCAAGGGCGACCCCCAGCACACCAAGTGGATCGCCAACCTGGCGCGCGTCCACCTCCGCCAGAAGCGTTCCGACGCGTTCCTCGCCGACATGGCCCAGATCGCCGAGAACGACGCCGACAACCTCGCCGTCCGCACCACCCTGGCCGAGCGCTGGCTGGCCGCCAAGGACCCGATCGCGGCCGAGAAGTGGGGCCGGGAATGCCTGTACGTCGACGTCTACAACCCGGGCTCGCACGTCCTGTTGGCCGACGCCCTCGCCGCCGGCAAGAAGTACGCCGAGGCCGTGACGGAATACGACGTCGCGCTGGGACTGAAGCCCAAGAAGACCGCCGACATCAAGGTCAAGTTGGCCCGCGCCCAGCTCGCCCTGGGCCGCAAGGATGAGGCCAGGGCCACGCTCGACGAGGTGCTCAAGGCCGACCCCGAACACCCCGAGGCCAGGTCGCTCCGCGAGGAAGCGGACCGCGCCGCGGCCGGGTGA
- a CDS encoding glycosyltransferase, giving the protein MQPPEDPGRSPRIAVAIPCYNEAAAVGRVVDDFRAHLPGAEIVVFDNASDDATAAIAADRGARVVPVPDRGKGFAVRAAFATLKDYDVVVMVDGDGTYPAEAAPRLVEPVLGGRAEMTVGARRPVPGAQAMAPIRALGNVLIRSTFRILIGPGTGDLLSGYRAFSRRFVEAVDLRSEGFEIETELAVAATARGFPTIEIDVPYHPRIAGTESKLRAFRDGRRILATIARESLRLRPWRAATLATAVAVGAAALLYLAIR; this is encoded by the coding sequence GTGCAACCCCCCGAAGACCCCGGCCGATCGCCGAGGATCGCCGTCGCCATCCCGTGCTACAACGAGGCCGCCGCCGTGGGCCGCGTCGTCGACGACTTCCGCGCGCACCTGCCGGGGGCCGAGATCGTCGTCTTCGACAACGCCTCCGACGACGCCACGGCCGCCATCGCCGCCGATCGCGGGGCGAGGGTCGTGCCGGTGCCCGACCGGGGCAAGGGGTTCGCCGTCCGCGCGGCGTTCGCGACCCTGAAGGACTACGACGTGGTCGTCATGGTCGACGGCGACGGCACGTATCCGGCCGAGGCCGCCCCCCGGCTCGTCGAGCCGGTGCTGGGCGGGCGGGCCGAGATGACCGTCGGGGCGCGGCGGCCGGTCCCCGGGGCGCAGGCCATGGCCCCGATCCGCGCCCTGGGGAACGTCCTGATCCGGAGCACGTTCCGGATCTTGATCGGGCCCGGGACCGGCGACCTGCTCTCCGGGTACCGCGCCTTCAGCCGCCGTTTCGTCGAAGCTGTGGATCTTCGCTCCGAGGGCTTCGAGATCGAGACCGAGCTGGCGGTCGCGGCGACGGCCCGAGGATTCCCGACGATCGAGATCGACGTCCCGTACCATCCCCGAATCGCCGGCACCGAGAGCAAACTGCGAGCCTTCCGCGACGGCCGGCGGATCCTGGCGACCATCGCCCGCGAGTCGCTGCGGCTCCGTCCGTGGCGGGCCGCCACGCTCGCAACGGCCGTCGCGGTCGGGGCGGCCGCGCTGCTGTATCTGGCGATTCGATGA